A single region of the Lactobacillus isalae genome encodes:
- a CDS encoding AAA family ATPase, whose translation MIQLPKVATLKPKSQPHNFFIWGETMSGKSYFSSYFPNPLVLNTDGNSEQGQAPGIQIRNIRDANGKLQQSAIQQLDDIVTALQVENPKRQPKDQFQTIVIDVIDDICVMIEQAICINEGVQALSDIPWSKGYAMFNSVLQQFVMDLKALPMNVIYISREISITDEKSNITTYKQSLKDKYYNVINGNCDLVIRTSKVGAGQNIHYMREVKAARTKYLPENITNKRVLDLLLTCQGMFSDEVLKQYKENKKKENK comes from the coding sequence ATGATTCAATTACCAAAAGTAGCAACCCTAAAGCCTAAATCACAACCCCACAACTTCTTTATTTGGGGTGAAACGATGTCTGGAAAATCTTATTTTTCAAGTTATTTTCCTAATCCATTAGTTTTAAATACCGATGGAAATAGTGAACAAGGCCAAGCTCCAGGTATTCAGATTCGCAATATTCGGGATGCAAACGGAAAATTACAACAATCAGCAATTCAACAGCTTGATGATATTGTTACAGCACTTCAAGTTGAAAATCCCAAACGACAACCTAAGGATCAATTTCAAACAATTGTCATTGATGTTATTGATGATATTTGTGTAATGATTGAGCAAGCCATCTGCATTAATGAAGGCGTACAAGCTTTATCTGATATACCTTGGAGTAAAGGATATGCCATGTTTAATTCAGTGCTTCAACAATTTGTAATGGATTTAAAGGCATTGCCTATGAATGTTATCTACATTAGTCGTGAAATTAGTATTACTGATGAAAAAAGTAACATTACCACTTATAAGCAATCACTGAAAGATAAGTACTACAACGTAATTAATGGTAATTGTGATTTAGTAATTAGAACTTCAAAAGTTGGAGCTGGTCAAAATATCCATTACATGCGTGAAGTGAAAGCAGCCAGAACTAAGTATTTACCAGAAAACATTACTAACAAACGAGTATTAGATCTATTGCTTACTTGTCAGGGAATGTTTAGTGATGAAGTTTTAAAGCAATATAAGGAAAACAAAAAGAAGGAGAATAAATAA
- a CDS encoding structural protein, which produces MTSLKQSKAYWDNRIKAEKAWQELAKKDMEKYNQHIVGMYSRTMSDINQQIKADLALSEGKLVKADAMKEYESLAKRAVDKANALRAKGKHVTRKDFSEDVNNRLKVYNATMRINRNEIIKSKIGARLVELGVDQEQSLTNKLWNDYIKEKERQAGILGISAKSNLWTSKEVQEQIAGQIAGANFSKRIWADIDGLKGQLDGLISSAVIRGESPIKTAKWLTGMVSASITNQEYAAERLARTETARIYFAAEQNSLIKYGYKFVKWIAEGSACKVCREIATKSTEYGDDGVYPIREVPNIPVHPNCMCSISAYWVDESKLKLDDSTVDKISISNIKEFTDAVGKLGITQVKSINKVDPKMLTRIYETINDEFQKHPQLKGYLTVIKGGNRPKSADVAYVASYVKYDSGNNENAKYRYYAELNLNKAKLSNINEINQLVKETVQEHWWSKKIDYTGLIKHEMAHALNSRANYAEIFGNDPIRLLNYNEAKKLIKVRKDNYFANDILLDTFEKLKVKPTKANIQKYISKYAGKNIEEAFAEAYSDESKAEFSRTFDKLLNERLKKVFRQ; this is translated from the coding sequence ATGACAAGTCTGAAACAGAGTAAAGCTTACTGGGATAATCGTATTAAAGCTGAAAAAGCTTGGCAAGAATTAGCAAAAAAAGACATGGAAAAATACAACCAACATATAGTTGGTATGTATAGTCGAACGATGTCTGACATTAATCAGCAGATAAAGGCTGATTTAGCATTATCTGAGGGGAAGCTTGTCAAAGCAGATGCAATGAAAGAGTATGAATCATTAGCTAAACGAGCTGTTGATAAAGCTAATGCACTAAGAGCTAAAGGTAAGCATGTAACTCGTAAAGATTTCAGTGAAGACGTTAATAACCGACTTAAAGTATATAATGCAACGATGCGAATTAATCGCAATGAAATAATTAAATCTAAGATTGGCGCTAGATTGGTTGAGTTAGGGGTAGATCAAGAGCAAAGTTTAACTAATAAGCTCTGGAACGACTATATCAAAGAAAAAGAACGTCAAGCTGGTATTCTCGGTATTAGTGCTAAATCAAATCTTTGGACTTCAAAAGAAGTTCAAGAACAAATAGCTGGTCAAATAGCTGGTGCTAATTTTTCAAAAAGAATATGGGCTGATATAGATGGGTTGAAGGGTCAACTAGATGGACTTATATCTAGTGCAGTTATTCGGGGTGAGTCTCCGATTAAGACGGCTAAATGGCTAACTGGTATGGTGTCAGCAAGCATTACTAATCAAGAATATGCAGCTGAACGACTGGCGAGGACTGAAACTGCTCGAATTTATTTTGCTGCTGAACAAAATTCACTTATAAAATACGGCTATAAGTTCGTTAAATGGATTGCAGAAGGCAGTGCTTGCAAAGTATGTCGTGAAATTGCTACTAAAAGCACAGAATACGGTGATGATGGGGTATATCCAATTAGAGAAGTACCTAATATCCCAGTGCATCCAAATTGTATGTGTTCTATTTCAGCATACTGGGTTGATGAAAGTAAGTTGAAACTTGATGATTCTACAGTTGATAAGATTTCTATTTCTAATATCAAAGAATTTACAGATGCGGTAGGGAAGCTAGGTATTACTCAAGTGAAATCAATTAATAAAGTTGATCCTAAGATGCTAACTAGAATTTATGAAACTATCAATGATGAATTTCAAAAACATCCACAACTCAAAGGTTATTTGACTGTTATAAAAGGTGGAAATAGACCTAAAAGTGCTGATGTTGCGTATGTTGCAAGTTATGTTAAATATGATAGTGGTAATAATGAAAATGCTAAATATAGATATTATGCAGAGTTAAATTTAAATAAAGCTAAATTGAGTAATATAAACGAGATTAATCAATTAGTGAAGGAAACTGTTCAGGAGCATTGGTGGTCAAAAAAAATCGATTATACTGGATTAATAAAACATGAAATGGCTCACGCATTAAATTCACGTGCTAATTATGCAGAAATTTTTGGTAATGATCCAATAAGATTATTGAACTATAATGAAGCTAAAAAACTAATAAAAGTAAGAAAAGATAATTATTTTGCTAATGATATTTTATTAGATACTTTTGAAAAGTTGAAGGTTAAGCCTACTAAAGCTAATATTCAAAAGTATATAAGCAAATATGCAGGAAAAAATATTGAAGAAGCTTTTGCAGAAGCATATTCGGATGAGTCAAAAGCTGAATTTAGTAGAACTTTTGATAAGTTACTGAATGAACGTTTAAAGAAGGTGTTTAGACAATGA
- a CDS encoding phage portal protein yields MKTIDFGNDRVTHNNRFIYPVGQRMSINEIFGFISYNENTLKPQYRKNMEYYLGKHSILDDPNNKTDNINNKLIDNKIKPLEDSYNGFFAGIPPIISAEDKNINNILQDWNNENSFQDELNEISKQADIFGRSVVFIYQGEDKLPHLTHSSPERAFIIYDDTVAHNPLAFVRYELDDTKNWTDAKGQVQYADKFYIFEGMNLAEDHITNSEGVNPYGLVPAVEFYENEERQSVFEQIITLQDELDHVMSQKANQIAYFDNAYMFMFNITLDEDDDGNPKFDFKNNRLIYAPTVDPNSDPKVGFIQKPDADGMQENMIDHLQKSIYENTEIANLRDENFANNASGVAMQYKLLSMQNKADSKERKFTKALKQMYKIVFQTLFDNDSQREQWSTLKFHFTRNLPDDISSMISAAKNAEGMVSQQTQLSLLPFIKNPQAEIEQINKEKQENIKNAQQAVGSLPDYLNSGEDDDKSETE; encoded by the coding sequence TTGAAGACAATTGATTTTGGAAATGATAGAGTGACTCATAATAATCGTTTTATTTATCCTGTAGGACAAAGAATGTCAATAAATGAAATTTTTGGTTTCATCTCTTACAATGAAAATACATTAAAACCTCAATATCGTAAAAATATGGAGTACTATTTGGGTAAACATAGTATTCTTGATGATCCAAATAATAAGACAGATAATATTAATAATAAATTAATCGATAATAAAATTAAGCCGTTGGAAGATTCATACAACGGCTTTTTTGCTGGCATCCCTCCAATAATTTCTGCTGAAGATAAAAATATTAATAATATTTTACAAGATTGGAATAATGAAAATTCTTTTCAAGATGAGCTTAACGAAATAAGTAAGCAAGCAGATATTTTTGGACGGTCTGTCGTGTTTATTTATCAAGGTGAAGATAAACTACCACACCTTACTCATTCAAGTCCAGAACGGGCATTTATTATATATGACGATACGGTTGCCCATAATCCATTAGCTTTTGTTAGATATGAATTAGATGACACAAAGAATTGGACTGATGCAAAAGGCCAAGTGCAATATGCTGATAAGTTTTATATTTTTGAAGGTATGAATCTTGCCGAAGATCATATAACCAATTCAGAAGGAGTTAATCCATATGGTTTAGTTCCTGCTGTTGAATTTTATGAGAATGAAGAACGGCAATCAGTCTTTGAACAAATCATTACACTTCAGGATGAATTGGATCATGTAATGAGTCAGAAAGCCAACCAGATTGCTTATTTTGATAATGCGTATATGTTTATGTTCAATATAACCCTCGATGAAGATGATGATGGTAATCCTAAGTTTGATTTTAAGAACAATCGGTTAATTTATGCGCCAACTGTAGATCCAAATAGTGATCCAAAAGTTGGCTTTATTCAAAAGCCCGATGCTGACGGAATGCAAGAAAACATGATTGATCATTTGCAAAAGTCAATCTATGAGAATACCGAGATTGCTAATTTACGTGATGAAAACTTTGCTAATAATGCCAGTGGTGTAGCAATGCAGTATAAATTGCTTTCAATGCAGAATAAAGCAGATAGTAAAGAGCGTAAATTTACTAAAGCATTGAAGCAAATGTATAAAATTGTTTTTCAAACTTTGTTTGATAATGATAGTCAAAGAGAGCAATGGTCTACTTTGAAGTTTCATTTTACTCGTAATTTACCAGATGATATTTCATCAATGATTTCTGCTGCTAAAAATGCTGAAGGAATGGTATCCCAACAAACTCAACTATCTTTATTACCATTTATTAAAAATCCGCAAGCTGAAATTGAGCAGATTAACAAAGAAAAGCAAGAAAACATCAAGAATGCACAACAAGCTGTTGGGTCATTGCCTGATTATTTGAATTCTGGTGAAGATGATGACAAGTCTGAAACAGAGTAA
- a CDS encoding VapE domain-containing protein — MRLIVNGIRNNDWIIYFVNYLGAVHDETTALITELWFMGAVAKAYNPKTKFDFVLDLVGGQGVGKTSLLQKLAPLGLYTDQFNTFSNKDDFEVMKNALIVNDDEMTASNSASFEEIKKFITMQSFEYRKAYARKSETFLKKFVLARTTNEVRHLKDRSGDRRFISIFANGKRQTKSPITDLSDEYVKQVWGEAVHLYKSIKDPFLLTEHQQELLEENRKQFRYTSGLEDELNTVLENEFKNADFISNNDLAFKLFADENALSRNTKETRDIRYYMEHLGYEVGARKKINGKAIRGFQK, encoded by the coding sequence ATGAGGCTTATAGTAAATGGGATAAGAAACAACGATTGGATAATTTATTTTGTAAATTATTTAGGAGCCGTTCATGATGAAACAACAGCTCTAATCACTGAACTATGGTTCATGGGTGCGGTTGCTAAAGCCTATAATCCTAAAACTAAATTTGATTTTGTTCTGGATTTAGTTGGTGGTCAAGGTGTAGGTAAAACATCCCTTTTACAAAAATTAGCTCCATTAGGCTTATATACCGATCAATTTAATACTTTTAGTAATAAAGATGACTTCGAAGTTATGAAAAATGCTTTGATTGTCAACGATGATGAAATGACTGCAAGTAATTCTGCTAGCTTTGAAGAAATAAAAAAATTCATCACTATGCAAAGCTTTGAATATCGAAAAGCTTATGCACGTAAATCAGAAACTTTCTTAAAGAAATTTGTTTTAGCAAGAACAACCAATGAAGTCCGTCACTTAAAAGACCGTAGTGGTGACCGTAGATTTATTTCAATTTTCGCTAATGGAAAACGTCAAACAAAATCACCGATTACAGATTTATCGGATGAGTACGTAAAACAAGTATGGGGCGAAGCAGTTCATCTATATAAGAGTATTAAAGATCCATTCTTACTTACTGAACATCAACAAGAATTACTTGAAGAAAACAGAAAGCAATTTCGTTATACTTCGGGTCTTGAAGATGAACTTAATACTGTGCTTGAAAATGAATTTAAAAATGCTGATTTTATTTCAAACAATGATTTAGCTTTCAAACTGTTTGCAGATGAAAATGCGTTAAGTAGAAACACGAAAGAAACTCGTGATATTCGTTATTACATGGAACATTTAGGATACGAAGTTGGTGCCCGAAAGAAAATTAATGGAAAAGCTATTAGAGGATTCCAAAAGTAG
- a CDS encoding terminase small subunit — MTKLTQKQRRFIDEYIISGNATQAAIKAGYSKKTARKIGQENLTKPDIKAAIEKRNAEIQSKKTADMTEVMEYLTSVMRGEQTESVATSKGVYSNVEVSAKDRIKAAELIGKRNGAWTDKKEINGDLSIEIGMGDYDAND; from the coding sequence ATTACTAAACTAACTCAAAAACAACGTAGATTCATTGATGAGTACATTATCTCTGGTAATGCTACTCAAGCCGCCATTAAAGCTGGTTATTCTAAAAAGACGGCACGTAAAATTGGTCAAGAAAACCTAACAAAACCAGACATTAAAGCAGCTATCGAAAAACGCAACGCTGAAATTCAATCTAAAAAAACAGCTGATATGACCGAAGTTATGGAATATCTTACTTCGGTTATGCGTGGTGAACAGACTGAATCGGTAGCAACATCAAAAGGTGTCTATTCTAATGTTGAAGTTTCAGCTAAAGATAGAATTAAAGCTGCTGAATTAATCGGTAAGCGTAATGGTGCTTGGACCGATAAGAAAGAAATAAATGGCGATTTAAGCATTGAAATAGGAATGGGGGATTATGATGCCAACGATTAA
- a CDS encoding ArpU family phage packaging/lysis transcriptional regulator: protein MSFWDLPDKDETAANVDAFLKGQINRLARQAGCKLTDIASPDFSNPSVTRSRSNNVEEKMYKGLHAIEALQAIRYTMDKTYGLSPQILIKYYIQHKPVHVINRELLIDHDSFRTLKTKALCEFADCWNNTQEVFDWDDEDKLDLQVY from the coding sequence ATGAGTTTTTGGGATTTACCAGATAAAGATGAAACAGCAGCTAATGTTGATGCTTTCTTAAAAGGACAAATTAATCGACTTGCTAGACAAGCAGGTTGTAAATTAACTGATATTGCAAGTCCTGATTTCTCTAATCCTTCAGTTACTAGAAGTCGTAGTAATAATGTTGAAGAAAAAATGTATAAAGGGTTGCATGCAATTGAAGCTTTACAAGCCATTAGATACACAATGGATAAAACATACGGATTATCTCCTCAAATTCTAATTAAGTATTATATTCAACATAAACCGGTACATGTGATTAATCGTGAATTACTAATTGATCATGATTCATTCAGAACGCTTAAGACTAAGGCCTTATGTGAGTTTGCTGATTGCTGGAATAACACACAAGAAGTATTTGATTGGGATGATGAGGATAAACTAGATTTACAAGTTTACTGA
- a CDS encoding VRR-NUC domain-containing protein, with amino-acid sequence MMTEHEIQKLIQVALSQHKCSVFRTNVGKVQTIDKRWFDTGLPQGFPDLMGYRWVDNQIFMIEVKSKTGKPRKDQIRFHEFLQSHNVIHGIARSVQDALMIVDGGLVGYGYD; translated from the coding sequence ATGATGACTGAACATGAAATTCAAAAATTAATTCAAGTAGCATTATCACAACATAAGTGTTCAGTATTTCGCACTAATGTGGGTAAGGTTCAAACAATTGATAAGCGTTGGTTTGATACCGGGTTACCGCAAGGTTTTCCTGATTTAATGGGATATCGTTGGGTAGACAACCAAATTTTTATGATTGAAGTTAAATCAAAAACAGGAAAACCTCGTAAAGATCAAATTAGATTTCATGAGTTTTTACAGTCACATAATGTTATTCACGGAATAGCTAGGTCAGTTCAAGATGCTTTGATGATTGTTGATGGCGGTTTAGTCGGATACGGCTATGATTAG
- a CDS encoding DEAD/DEAH box helicase, with protein MAEIARRTTENNNRVMFLIHRKEVLDQAVKTFKKQKVNSNLLTAGMVQTLTRRVKKLPRPSVILVDEAHHALAKSYQNILNRFPNAIILLFTATPHRTGRQQLDQIADDIIVGQSIHDLTEKGFLAPLRYFQPPGDFDEKALKRGSTGDYTAESMQEAMSTKIFGHIVKQYKRIAYGKQAVVYTYSVDSAIKIATEFNSAGISAIEVDGTTSKEKRDRAVCKFRDQEIKILVNVNLFTEGVDLPNVDCVIMARPTASLALYLQFSMRCLNPREGKTAIIIDHANNFKKFGYPDDDRDWKQAIKSGKQKSKTLLKDPGLSIVTCDYCFAVVRAADVKDGKCPICGKPIKVHEAKPISDVDLVEATKARKEHIKKIIQDQVMTNVVDKSVSELKSMSELVAYGKLHGYKPGWAYFMAKKKGIFK; from the coding sequence ATGGCTGAGATTGCCAGGAGAACTACTGAAAATAATAACCGTGTAATGTTCTTGATTCATCGTAAAGAAGTCCTTGATCAAGCTGTTAAGACTTTCAAGAAACAGAAAGTTAATTCTAATTTACTAACTGCAGGCATGGTTCAAACTCTTACGAGAAGAGTTAAAAAATTACCAAGGCCTAGCGTGATCCTAGTTGATGAAGCACATCATGCTTTAGCTAAGTCATATCAAAATATTTTGAATAGGTTTCCTAACGCAATTATTTTGCTTTTCACGGCTACGCCTCACAGAACTGGACGACAACAATTAGATCAGATTGCAGATGATATTATTGTTGGCCAGTCTATCCATGATTTAACAGAAAAAGGTTTCCTAGCCCCGCTTAGATATTTTCAACCTCCAGGTGATTTTGATGAAAAAGCATTAAAGCGTGGAAGTACTGGGGATTATACAGCAGAATCCATGCAAGAAGCGATGTCTACTAAAATATTTGGTCACATTGTTAAGCAATACAAAAGAATAGCATATGGTAAACAAGCGGTTGTTTATACATATTCAGTTGATTCGGCTATCAAAATAGCTACTGAATTTAATTCTGCAGGGATTTCAGCAATTGAAGTAGATGGAACGACTTCAAAAGAAAAACGTGATAGAGCGGTGTGTAAGTTTCGAGATCAAGAAATTAAGATACTGGTTAACGTTAATTTATTCACTGAAGGTGTGGACCTACCTAATGTTGATTGTGTCATTATGGCACGTCCTACAGCATCACTCGCATTATACCTCCAGTTTTCGATGAGGTGTTTAAATCCACGTGAAGGCAAGACGGCCATCATCATTGACCACGCCAATAACTTTAAAAAATTTGGTTATCCTGATGATGACCGGGATTGGAAGCAAGCAATTAAATCTGGAAAACAAAAGAGTAAAACATTGCTTAAAGATCCAGGATTATCAATTGTTACTTGTGATTACTGCTTTGCAGTCGTAAGAGCAGCAGACGTTAAGGATGGTAAATGCCCAATTTGTGGCAAACCAATTAAAGTGCATGAAGCTAAACCTATAAGTGATGTTGATTTAGTTGAAGCAACAAAAGCTAGAAAAGAACACATCAAGAAGATTATTCAAGATCAAGTAATGACTAATGTAGTTGATAAATCGGTTAGTGAACTGAAGTCAATGAGCGAATTAGTAGCATACGGTAAATTACATGGCTACAAACCGGGGTGGGCATATTTTATGGCCAAGAAGAAAGGGATATTTAAATAA
- a CDS encoding PBSX family phage terminase large subunit — protein sequence MPTINLNFPRPYNIFNKQIFDNLFDYSHFTEVWYGGASSGKSHGVVQKVVLKSLKKWSKPRKVLWMRKVDRNIQESIFTDVIDCLSNWQILPLCRINKSNRTIHLPNGAVFLFKGLDDPEKIKSIKGLSDVVMEEASEFNHNDYTQLTLRLREPKHKQRQIFCMFNPVSKLNWTYQTWFDPSADYDRSRVAIHQSTYKDNRFLDEDNIRTIEELKNTNPAYYKIYTLGEFATLDKLVFPYFKTKRLNPRNPKLLALNDYFGLDYGFINDPSAFMHIKLDMKNKTLYVMDEFVKKGLLNNQLAQVIKDMGYSKEVITADSAEKKSIAEMKRDGIYRIRPALKGPDSIIQGIQFLQQFKWVVDDRCVKTIEELQNYTYVKDKKTDEYTNRPIDAYNHCIDAIRYAVEEENGHGSTKARIIKSFI from the coding sequence ATGCCAACGATTAATTTAAACTTCCCTAGACCCTATAATATTTTTAATAAACAGATCTTTGATAATCTTTTTGACTATTCTCATTTTACAGAGGTCTGGTATGGAGGAGCATCTAGTGGCAAATCACATGGAGTAGTTCAAAAAGTGGTTCTTAAGTCCCTAAAAAAATGGTCAAAACCTAGAAAAGTTTTATGGATGCGAAAAGTTGATAGAAACATTCAAGAATCTATTTTTACTGATGTGATTGATTGCTTATCCAATTGGCAGATATTGCCATTATGTAGAATTAATAAATCAAACCGTACTATTCATTTACCGAATGGTGCGGTTTTTCTTTTCAAGGGATTAGACGACCCGGAAAAGATTAAATCGATCAAGGGGCTTTCTGATGTGGTTATGGAAGAAGCGAGTGAGTTTAATCATAATGACTACACTCAACTTACTTTGCGTTTACGTGAACCAAAACATAAGCAAAGACAGATCTTTTGCATGTTTAACCCAGTTAGCAAGCTTAATTGGACTTATCAGACTTGGTTTGATCCAAGTGCAGATTATGATCGGTCAAGGGTAGCTATCCATCAATCAACTTATAAAGATAATAGATTTTTAGATGAAGACAATATCAGAACGATTGAAGAGCTGAAAAACACTAATCCAGCTTATTACAAGATTTATACATTAGGTGAGTTTGCAACATTAGATAAGCTTGTTTTTCCTTACTTTAAAACTAAACGGTTAAATCCTCGTAATCCTAAATTATTAGCGTTAAATGATTATTTTGGGCTTGATTATGGATTTATTAATGATCCAAGTGCTTTTATGCATATCAAGCTAGATATGAAAAATAAAACACTTTACGTAATGGACGAATTTGTTAAAAAAGGATTGCTTAATAATCAGCTAGCGCAAGTAATTAAGGATATGGGTTATTCAAAAGAAGTAATTACAGCAGATAGTGCTGAAAAGAAATCAATTGCTGAAATGAAAAGAGACGGTATTTATCGAATTAGACCAGCATTAAAAGGTCCTGATTCAATAATTCAAGGAATTCAGTTTCTACAACAATTTAAATGGGTAGTTGATGACCGTTGTGTAAAGACAATTGAAGAATTGCAAAATTACACATACGTGAAAGATAAGAAGACCGATGAATACACTAATAGGCCGATTGATGCATATAACCACTGTATTGATGCTATTCGGTATGCAGTAGAGGAAGAGAATGGTCATGGAAGTACGAAAGCTAGAATTATTAAATCATTTATTTAA
- a CDS encoding DEAD/DEAH box helicase family protein, with the protein MYELRPYQTDLINKIVDSMKKKHRVIIVQSPPRTGKTVSNG; encoded by the coding sequence ATGTACGAATTAAGACCATATCAAACAGATTTAATTAATAAAATTGTCGATTCGATGAAGAAAAAGCATCGTGTAATTATCGTTCAAAGCCCACCTCGAACAGGTAAGACAGTGAGTAATGGCTGA
- a CDS encoding bifunctional DNA primase/polymerase, with protein sequence MLVNLVNYAVSYAEKGFSVIPIGQSKKPLIKFAGKPPLTPDEIRKIWQKYPLANIALKTDKFFVIDVDRHSGEVDGMESIKNLHHDEWFKDTLTEKTAHKGFHFFFTKPKDMKISQNIGILPSVDLKAHENNYVVVAPSSLGDKKYRWLNNMPMKAPPQGLLDLIKEKQKDIPPTKVAEVLLGMRRRTKTTDLFETIIQGFGDKGKRNDNLASFMGGLLMRNVDPYAAAKLAVIANDNTADPLPLNEVERTVNSMIEKENRKRGNQ encoded by the coding sequence ATGTTAGTTAACTTAGTAAATTATGCTGTGAGCTATGCGGAAAAAGGATTTTCAGTTATTCCAATTGGTCAGAGTAAGAAACCGTTAATCAAGTTTGCAGGAAAGCCACCGCTTACTCCTGATGAAATAAGGAAAATATGGCAGAAATATCCTTTAGCAAATATTGCACTGAAAACAGATAAGTTCTTTGTAATTGATGTTGACCGTCATTCTGGTGAAGTTGATGGTATGGAATCAATCAAGAATCTACACCATGATGAATGGTTTAAAGATACTCTCACTGAAAAGACAGCGCATAAAGGTTTTCATTTTTTCTTTACAAAACCAAAGGATATGAAGATCAGTCAAAATATCGGGATTCTGCCAAGTGTAGATCTTAAAGCTCACGAAAATAATTATGTTGTTGTAGCTCCATCTTCATTAGGAGATAAAAAATATCGTTGGCTTAATAATATGCCGATGAAAGCACCCCCGCAGGGGTTGCTTGACCTGATTAAAGAAAAACAAAAAGATATTCCACCAACTAAGGTAGCTGAGGTTCTACTTGGTATGCGTAGGCGGACAAAGACGACAGATCTTTTTGAAACTATTATTCAAGGCTTTGGTGACAAAGGAAAACGCAATGATAATCTGGCTAGTTTTATGGGCGGATTGCTTATGCGCAATGTTGATCCTTATGCAGCTGCTAAATTAGCTGTGATTGCCAACGATAATACGGCCGATCCACTGCCACTGAATGAAGTTGAACGCACCGTTAACTCGATGATCGAAAAAGAAAATAGAAAGAGGGGAAACCAGTGA
- a CDS encoding siphovirus Gp157 family protein, translating into MNVFDINNAIEELEQKDLDPEVLVDTIESLKLTRDQKLDGAAGLSDKYDSQINWAKERMTELREFIKVLTNKKNRLNQFITDAMDDAGLKELQTEHHILKPRNYRDSVIVEEIKKLPIDYVVEEKTIKADKKKLYEDLKAGKEITGAHLKANRKTLIK; encoded by the coding sequence ATGAATGTTTTCGATATTAACAACGCCATTGAAGAATTAGAACAAAAAGATTTAGATCCAGAGGTTCTAGTAGATACCATTGAAAGTTTAAAGCTCACTAGAGATCAGAAACTTGATGGTGCAGCTGGACTATCTGACAAATATGATAGCCAAATAAACTGGGCTAAAGAACGAATGACTGAACTTAGAGAATTCATAAAAGTATTAACCAATAAGAAGAACCGTCTTAATCAATTCATCACTGACGCAATGGATGATGCTGGATTAAAAGAGTTACAAACTGAACATCATATCTTAAAGCCACGAAATTATCGTGATTCTGTGATTGTTGAAGAAATTAAAAAGCTACCGATTGATTATGTCGTGGAAGAAAAGACTATTAAAGCAGATAAGAAGAAACTTTATGAAGACCTTAAGGCTGGTAAAGAAATTACCGGTGCACATTTAAAAGCTAATAGAAAGACATTGATTAAGTAA
- a CDS encoding DUF669 domain-containing protein — translation MGLLEALNKVKSEKFDPKKDDINSGFQPIPDGTYTVTLSGVNHGVWQKSGTDYIRFSFDVVTGEQAGRQEHITPTLASKKTNGEKMSESTLTRSIKMVQKIGAMVGFDVPDKVFLGANESENYEAIQEAFHNAGVIGKLLKLTIKSSPNKKDPDHPWRNYKFDTAEQPTTANVEDPFKDAAGGMTITDDDLPFE, via the coding sequence ATGGGTTTATTAGAAGCGTTAAATAAGGTTAAAAGTGAAAAATTTGATCCTAAGAAAGATGATATCAACTCAGGATTTCAACCAATTCCAGACGGTACATATACTGTTACTTTAAGTGGGGTTAACCACGGTGTTTGGCAAAAATCGGGAACTGACTATATTAGATTCAGTTTTGACGTAGTTACTGGAGAACAAGCTGGTCGTCAAGAACATATCACACCAACTCTTGCATCAAAAAAGACAAATGGTGAAAAAATGTCTGAATCGACACTTACTCGAAGTATTAAAATGGTTCAAAAAATTGGTGCAATGGTTGGCTTTGATGTTCCAGATAAAGTTTTTCTTGGTGCGAATGAAAGTGAAAACTATGAAGCAATTCAAGAGGCTTTTCACAATGCTGGTGTCATTGGAAAACTACTTAAACTAACTATCAAAAGTAGTCCCAATAAAAAAGATCCAGATCATCCTTGGAGAAATTATAAATTTGATACAGCTGAGCAACCTACTACAGCTAATGTAGAAGATCCATTTAAAGATGCAGCTGGTGGCATGACTATAACTGATGATGATTTACCATTCGAATAA